One segment of Cololabis saira isolate AMF1-May2022 chromosome 9, fColSai1.1, whole genome shotgun sequence DNA contains the following:
- the gpx8 gene encoding probable glutathione peroxidase 8 codes for MEALGGYPTKSSNPRIKRLRVLLSMTVGVGCLFLLQTQLVKPRKPEDFYSFEVKDAKGRTVSLEKYRGKASLVVNVASQCEHTELNYRALQELHRELGTSHFNVLAFPCGQFGDTEKGLSRDIEAFAKATYGVTFPFFSRVKIMGSEAEPALRFLTDSVQKIPKWNFWKFLVNPEGKVVRFWRTDEPMESIRQEVTSLVREIILKKRVEL; via the exons ATGGAGGCACTAGGGGGTTATCCCACCAAATCCTCCAACCCCAGAATCAAGAGGTTGCGGGTCCTGCTGAGCATGACAGTGGGTGTGGGGTGTTTATTCCTCCTCCAGACTCAGCTGGTGAAACCCAGAAAACCAGAGGACTTTTATTCCTTTGAGGTTAAAGACGCCAAAGGGAGGACGGTTTCCCTGGAGAAGTACCGAGGAAAA GCGTCGCTGGTTGTAAACGTGGCGAGTCAGTGCGAGCACACGGAGCTGAACTACAGGGCTCTGCAGGAGCTGCACCGGGAGCTGGGCACCTCGCACTTCAACGTGCTGGCCTTCCCCTGCGGCCAGTTCGGGGACACGGAGAAGGGGCTGAGCCGAGACATCGAGGCGTTCGCCAAGGCCACGTACGGAGTCACCTTCCCCTTCTTCAGCAGGGTCAAGATCATGGGCTCGGAGGCCGAGCCTGCGCTCAGGTTCCTCACAG ATTCCGTGCAGAAAATACCAAAGTGGAACTTTTGGAAGTTCCTGGTGAACCCGGAGGGGAAGGTGGTCCGGTTCTGGCGGACGGACGAGCCCATGGAGAGCATCCGGCAAGAGGTCACGTCGCTGGTGCGAGAGATCATCCTCAAGAAGCGGGTGGAGCTATGA